In Thermococcus sp. JdF3, a genomic segment contains:
- a CDS encoding Na+/H+ antiporter subunit E: MRSVPVMIAAFVTYIIITGSITAYDIITGAITAFAAGLLFGKHLVSNPGKALNPARWARFALYFLRYITVIEAKAHADVIRRILSGDVRPGIVKVPLNLGDEYARFLVAASITNTPGTVTVHMDDHCVYVNWISVSTSDPEKRREEILEEFEENAKKIFEGGGA; the protein is encoded by the coding sequence ATGAGGTCTGTCCCTGTGATGATTGCGGCGTTCGTAACCTACATCATCATAACTGGCTCGATAACAGCTTACGACATAATCACCGGTGCGATAACTGCCTTTGCGGCAGGACTGCTCTTCGGGAAGCACCTCGTTAGTAACCCCGGCAAGGCCCTGAACCCGGCGAGATGGGCCCGCTTTGCGCTCTACTTTCTCAGGTACATCACGGTAATCGAGGCGAAGGCCCACGCCGACGTCATCAGGAGGATACTCAGTGGGGATGTCAGGCCGGGTATCGTTAAAGTGCCCCTGAACCTGGGAGACGAATACGCCCGTTTCCTCGTTGCCGCTTCAATCACCAATACCCCCGGGACCGTGACAGTCCACATGGACGATCATTGTGTGTACGTGAACTGGATAAGCGTCTCCACATCGGACCCTGAAAAACGCAGGGAGGAAATCCTCGAAGAGTTTGAGGAAAACGCGAAGAAAATCTTCGAGGGGGGAGGAGCATGA
- a CDS encoding proton-conducting transporter membrane subunit, producing the protein MNPLILPAIPMAFAFILPILSTIIKSRRFISGYALLITGTTLVMGVELFRDVYSSELPLTYSFGGWKVPVGVIYEVDRFGAVMVLVTASLMFLTAVYSVRYLGREDGVEWFYTLYLGLEAGLLGIFMTGDAFNLFVMLEVTAIASYGLVMFYTEDGYPAYSGLRYAIISSIGTTLYFLALVLIYRGLGTVNFADISAKLHGIGFPISTPLNSTVPILAISMALITWAFTIKAAIMPNHFWLPGAHSAAPSPVSAVLSGLVVNAGIYGFMRFLSLTYVPEVSHIGDIMCTLLLILGAVSALLSSIAMTVQDDVKRIVAYSTILNMGYLAMAVGVNSEAGTAGAVFHMVNHAIAKALLFLAVGVFIHTAGSRKLNELKGLGKSMPFTTVSLAIATMSLVGLPPTNVFFSKLLLYRAYVEKSPVLVAVLLLSSLFALVSYMRMLYWLWIKKPDGEGEVHESRSMVAVLVTLALACLVLGVLSPILVDRVVNPAVAQLKDVEGYIRAALIAGVK; encoded by the coding sequence ATGAATCCATTAATACTGCCCGCGATTCCAATGGCCTTCGCTTTCATACTCCCCATACTCTCCACCATAATTAAGAGTAGGCGCTTTATCTCTGGCTACGCCCTACTCATTACCGGAACAACGCTCGTGATGGGGGTTGAACTCTTCAGGGATGTCTATTCCTCTGAGCTCCCGTTAACCTATTCCTTCGGCGGCTGGAAGGTGCCGGTCGGTGTAATCTATGAGGTGGACAGGTTCGGGGCGGTTATGGTGCTCGTAACGGCCTCACTGATGTTCCTCACGGCGGTCTACTCGGTCCGCTACCTGGGTCGTGAGGACGGTGTGGAGTGGTTCTACACCCTTTACCTTGGCCTTGAGGCGGGTCTCCTCGGGATATTCATGACGGGGGACGCGTTCAATCTGTTTGTGATGCTCGAAGTGACGGCGATAGCATCATACGGCCTCGTGATGTTCTACACGGAGGACGGCTATCCCGCTTACTCTGGCCTCAGGTACGCGATAATAAGCTCCATAGGAACGACTCTCTACTTCCTTGCCCTGGTGCTGATCTACCGGGGGCTTGGCACAGTGAACTTTGCGGACATCTCTGCGAAGTTGCACGGAATTGGATTCCCAATATCAACACCCTTGAACAGCACTGTTCCCATCCTCGCCATTTCAATGGCGCTGATAACGTGGGCTTTCACGATAAAGGCCGCGATAATGCCGAACCATTTCTGGCTTCCAGGGGCCCATTCCGCGGCTCCAAGTCCTGTCTCAGCCGTACTGTCTGGCCTGGTGGTCAACGCCGGAATTTATGGGTTTATGAGATTCCTCAGCCTGACTTATGTCCCGGAAGTTTCTCATATTGGCGATATCATGTGCACGCTACTCCTCATTCTCGGGGCGGTCTCTGCCCTTTTATCATCCATCGCAATGACCGTTCAGGACGATGTCAAGAGAATAGTAGCCTACTCAACAATACTCAACATGGGCTACCTGGCGATGGCCGTGGGAGTGAACAGCGAGGCCGGAACCGCCGGCGCAGTGTTTCACATGGTAAACCACGCGATAGCGAAAGCTCTCCTCTTCCTCGCGGTAGGGGTCTTCATCCATACGGCGGGAAGCAGGAAGCTGAATGAGCTAAAGGGGCTTGGAAAAAGTATGCCCTTCACTACGGTGAGCCTGGCGATAGCCACGATGAGCCTTGTGGGATTGCCTCCTACAAACGTTTTCTTCAGCAAACTTTTGCTTTACAGGGCCTACGTAGAGAAAAGCCCCGTTCTCGTTGCAGTACTTCTGTTATCAAGTCTATTTGCTCTGGTGAGCTATATGAGGATGCTTTACTGGCTATGGATCAAAAAGCCGGATGGGGAGGGGGAGGTCCATGAATCACGTTCGATGGTGGCGGTACTTGTGACGCTCGCCCTTGCGTGCCTGGTTCTCGGGGTACTCTCCCCAATTCTGGTCGATAGAGTTGTGAACCCTGCCGTGGCCCAGCTGAAGGACGTGGAGGGTTACATACGGGCTGCGCTCATCGCGGGGGTGAAGTAG
- a CDS encoding FAD-dependent oxidoreductase has translation MSGMRFAFLCKSRPEPSGKKVAIVGAGPAGLSAAGYLVCQGHEVHVYDKLPEPGGLMLFGIPEFRIPIYRVREGCGELKDLFEVKFFPRTKVVCGECGHEAGDEFVEKTVHIAELKENYDAVLIATGAWEPWTPELEGAELQGVYPALEYLFRIKSAKLGHMEWTDIIHPESKKILVVGAGHTAVDAALESVLLGADEVYLSYRRSIKEAPAGPYEIHQLIQRGVKWLEKTMPVRIIGDGKVRAVEMVRMELGEPDASGRRRPVPVEGSEFRLEVDYVIFAVGQTPTPPAGEGVEIARDKKGRVVVDGRHMTSVEGIFAAGDVVTGPSKVGQAVKDGLYAARSMHMWMMGGE, from the coding sequence ATGAGCGGAATGCGGTTTGCATTTCTGTGCAAGTCCCGGCCAGAGCCTAGCGGAAAGAAGGTGGCCATAGTGGGGGCCGGTCCTGCCGGCTTAAGCGCTGCAGGTTACCTCGTCTGCCAGGGACACGAGGTGCACGTCTACGACAAGCTCCCCGAGCCTGGGGGTTTGATGCTCTTTGGAATCCCTGAATTCAGGATTCCGATATACCGCGTTAGAGAGGGCTGTGGTGAGCTCAAGGATCTCTTCGAGGTCAAGTTTTTCCCCAGGACCAAGGTGGTCTGCGGTGAGTGTGGACATGAGGCAGGAGACGAGTTCGTTGAGAAGACCGTGCACATAGCGGAGCTTAAGGAGAATTACGACGCGGTGCTGATAGCCACGGGGGCATGGGAGCCATGGACACCTGAACTTGAGGGCGCCGAACTTCAAGGGGTGTATCCCGCGCTGGAATACCTGTTCAGAATAAAGAGCGCTAAGCTCGGACACATGGAGTGGACGGACATAATACATCCTGAGAGCAAGAAAATCCTCGTTGTTGGTGCGGGACACACGGCGGTGGACGCGGCCCTTGAGAGCGTTCTCCTTGGGGCTGATGAGGTATACCTCAGCTATCGGAGAAGCATAAAGGAAGCCCCCGCCGGCCCGTATGAGATACATCAGCTCATCCAGAGGGGGGTTAAGTGGCTCGAAAAAACCATGCCCGTCAGAATCATAGGAGATGGAAAAGTAAGGGCCGTCGAGATGGTCAGGATGGAGCTTGGTGAGCCCGATGCGAGCGGGAGAAGGAGGCCAGTACCTGTTGAAGGCTCGGAGTTCAGGCTGGAGGTTGACTACGTTATATTTGCCGTGGGACAGACCCCCACACCGCCTGCCGGAGAGGGCGTGGAGATAGCCAGGGACAAAAAGGGCAGAGTGGTCGTGGATGGGAGACACATGACGAGCGTTGAGGGCATATTTGCCGCGGGAGACGTCGTCACGGGCCCGTCGAAAGTAG